A genomic segment from Bradyrhizobium sp. ISRA430 encodes:
- a CDS encoding NAD-dependent succinate-semialdehyde dehydrogenase: protein MNNPEQAVQAQPVYPQIKMFIAGEWMEGEAERSEEILNPATGQPIGETPYASRGDLDRAIMAAKEGFEIWRKVSAFDRYRTMRKAAELIRSRAAGIGSIMTLEQGKPLSESSAETLLAADIIDWLAEEGRRAYGRIVPARFGNVAQLVTKEPVGPVAAFTPWNFPINQAVRKISASLAAGCSIIVKGPEETPASCMELVRSFADAGLPAGVINLVFGVPSEVSDYLIRHPVVRKVSFTGSTVVGKHLAALAGAHMKRATMELGGHAPAIVFPDADIEKAARILSANKFRNAGQVCVSPTRFLVHESIYEDFVKRFVAEASAIKVGNGLERDSRMGPLANARRLDAMESFVADALDCGAQLRTGGKRIGNAGYFFEPTVLTDVPPQARIMNEEPFGPVAPIARFKTYDEVVAEANRLPFGLAAYAYTRSAATIAAIGADLQCGMVSINHHGLGLPEVPFGGTKESGFGSEGGLEAIEGYLDTKFVSQAS from the coding sequence ATGAACAATCCGGAACAAGCGGTGCAGGCACAACCTGTGTACCCCCAGATCAAGATGTTCATTGCCGGGGAATGGATGGAAGGGGAGGCAGAGCGTTCGGAAGAGATCCTCAACCCGGCGACCGGACAGCCCATTGGTGAAACGCCTTATGCCTCCCGCGGCGATCTCGATCGTGCGATCATGGCCGCTAAGGAGGGCTTTGAGATTTGGCGAAAGGTTTCAGCCTTTGACCGATACAGGACGATGCGCAAGGCCGCCGAGCTCATACGCTCGCGCGCAGCCGGCATCGGATCGATCATGACGCTCGAACAGGGTAAGCCGCTGAGCGAGTCGAGTGCTGAAACGCTCCTTGCTGCCGATATCATCGACTGGCTCGCCGAGGAAGGGCGGCGCGCCTATGGGCGGATCGTGCCGGCGCGCTTTGGCAATGTCGCCCAGCTCGTGACCAAGGAGCCGGTCGGGCCGGTTGCGGCATTTACGCCCTGGAACTTTCCGATCAACCAGGCCGTACGGAAGATCTCCGCGAGCCTTGCAGCCGGCTGCTCCATCATCGTCAAGGGACCTGAAGAAACGCCAGCGAGCTGCATGGAGCTGGTGCGTAGTTTCGCGGATGCGGGCTTGCCGGCGGGCGTGATCAATCTCGTCTTCGGGGTGCCATCCGAAGTTTCAGATTATCTCATACGCCATCCTGTCGTCCGGAAAGTCTCCTTCACCGGCTCGACAGTAGTCGGAAAGCATCTCGCAGCCCTTGCCGGCGCCCATATGAAGCGCGCCACCATGGAGCTCGGCGGGCACGCGCCTGCCATCGTTTTCCCGGATGCCGACATCGAGAAAGCCGCAAGAATTTTGTCGGCGAACAAGTTCCGCAATGCGGGCCAAGTCTGCGTCTCGCCGACGCGGTTTCTGGTGCATGAGAGTATCTATGAAGATTTCGTCAAGAGGTTTGTTGCCGAGGCCAGCGCGATCAAGGTTGGCAATGGTCTTGAAAGAGATAGCCGCATGGGGCCGCTCGCCAATGCGCGGCGGCTCGATGCAATGGAGAGCTTTGTCGCGGACGCTCTCGATTGCGGCGCCCAGTTGCGCACCGGCGGCAAGCGTATCGGCAATGCGGGGTACTTCTTCGAGCCGACGGTCCTGACCGATGTTCCACCTCAAGCGCGCATCATGAATGAAGAGCCGTTCGGCCCTGTCGCGCCGATTGCGCGGTTTAAAACCTATGACGAGGTCGTCGCCGAGGCCAATCGACTGCCTTTCGGGCTCGCCGCCTACGCCTACACGCGATCGGCCGCAACGATCGCCGCGATCGGGGCCGATCTTCAATGCGGCATGGTGTCGATCAATCATCATGGGCTTGGGCTTCCCGAAGTGCCCTTCGGAGGAACGAAGGAGTCCGGCTTCGGTTCGGAAGGTGGCCTTGAGGCAATCGAGGGCTATCTCGACACCAAATTTGTGAGCCAGGCGAGCTAG